Proteins co-encoded in one Equus caballus isolate H_3958 breed thoroughbred chromosome 31, TB-T2T, whole genome shotgun sequence genomic window:
- the CCR6 gene encoding C-C chemokine receptor type 6, with translation MSGELMNFSNSYELSEDYFGSANNSDYPFEEDTLCSLQEVRKFSGLFLPIAYSLICVSGLLGNILVVVTFAFYKKAKSMTDVYLLNMAIADILFVLTLPFWAVYHATGEWTFSNAMCKLIRGIYTINFNCGMLLLTFISIDRYVAIVQATKSFRLRSRTLAHRKLICFVVWAVSILISGWTFTFNEKYNVQDSQVCEPRYPPASEPIKWKLLMLGLQLLFGFFIPLVFMIFCYMFIVKTLVQAQNSKRHKAIRVIIAVVLVFLACQIPHNVVLLVTAANLGKINRSCSSEKLIGYTNNITEVLAFLHCCLNPVLYAFIGQKFRNYFLKIMKDLWCVRRKQTSQGFSCSRLYSETFISRQNSETIDNDNASSFTM, from the exons ATGAGTGGG GAACTCATGAATTTCAGCAACAGCTACGAATTAagtgaggattattttgggtCAGCTAATAATTCAGATTATCCATTTGAGGAGGACACATTATGTTCCTTGCAAGAGGTCAGGAAGTTCTCTGGGCTATTTTTGCCAATTGCTTACTCCTTGATATGTGTCTCTGGCCTCCTGGGCAATATTTTGGTGGTGGTCACTTTTGCTTTTTATAAGAAAGCCAAGTCAATGACAGATGTTTATCTCTTGAATATGGCCATCGCCGACATACTCTTCGTGCTCACTCTCCCATTCTGGGCAGTGTATCATGCTACTGGCGAGTGGACTTTCAGCAATGCCATGTGCAAACTGATTAGAGGTATCTACACCATCAACTTTAACTGTGGAATGCTGCTCTTGACCTTCATCAGCATAGACCGCTATGTTGCCATTGTCCAAGCGACCAAGTCTTTCAGACTCCGGTCGCGAACATTAGCACACCGCAAATTGATCTGTTTCGTTGTGTGGGCAGTGTCCATCCTCATCTCCGGTTGGACTTTTACATTCAATGAGAAATACAACGTGCAAGACAGCCAGGTCTGTGAGCCCAGGTACCCCCCAGCCTCAGAGCCGATCAAGTGGAAGCTGCTGATGCTAGGCCTTCAGCTCCTTTTCGGTTTCTTCATCCCACTGGTGTTTATGATCTTCTGCTACATGTTTATTGTCAAAACCTTAGTGCAGGCTCAGAATTCTAAGAGGCACAAAGCCATCCGCGTGATCATAGCGGTGGTCCTGGTGTTTCTCGCTTGCCAGATTCCCCATAACGTGGTGCTCCTTGTGACCGCCGCCAACTTGGGTAAAATAAATCGGTCCTGCAGCAGCGAAAAGCTGATTGGCTACACCAACAACATCACCGAAGTCTTGGCTTTCCTGCACTGCTGTCTCAACCCCGTGCTCTATGCATTTATCGGTCAGAAGTTTAGAAACTACTTTCTGAAGATCATGAAGGACCTGTGGTGTGTGAGAAGAAAGCAGACATCCCAGGGCTTCTCCTGCTCCAGGCTGTACTCCGAAACCTTCATCTCCAGGCAGAACAGTGAGACTATTGACAACGATAACGCGTCATCCTTCACTATGTGA